Within the Telopea speciosissima isolate NSW1024214 ecotype Mountain lineage chromosome 4, Tspe_v1, whole genome shotgun sequence genome, the region GTTCACCACTAGAAATTGGTTATAGTAGTATCCATCAAACTCTAATTGCGCCCTAATGTCCTGAACCGTCACCCTGCCGGCTCGCACCCATGGCTCCAGCGCGGTCCTCACTGCCGGCGTAACTCCTCCGGCATCGTGAAACACGAAATGCGAGCTTGGCCCGAAGAACCAAGCATGGTAGGCCATCCATTCCCTTAACCTCGCAGCGCTCAGGTTCCCATACAAAGATGACCCACAATAGAGGTACTCGTACTTATACGGAGGGCGATACTTGGACTCGTCGTAAGATCCTGGTTCTTCCTCCAAAGCCACCATCTTCTCGTACCTTTTGGGCGACTCGCTGTAGTAAGCGTAGAGCTGGAGCTTCCCACCGGAGTTATCCTCATTAGGATTTACAGAGAAGGTACAATTCACGACGACAACTGTATACACCCGACCGTAGCCCCAATCGGGTAGCATTTTATAGGCCTTAGCTCTAATGGAGGGGGAGGAGCGGTTGTTGGAGATCCACTCGCATTTGAACCAGGGACGGGTAAAAACGTGAAGTGGCTTGGAGGCGAGGCCGACGACGGCAAAGGTTCTGGGACCGCCACGGTAGGCACCCATTTGAACGAATAGAGAGGCAGCGTTACCATAGGCGTAGAAGAGGCGCTTGTTCGGGTCGATCTTTGGGGCGGAGAGTTTGGGGACCAGGGTGGAgagtttcttcttctcgttAGATGAATTAGTGGGGGAATTGGGTGGAAAGACTGGGGTGGTAAGAGCGGCGGAGGAGCAGCGACGGGCGGTGGAGAGGAGGTTATCGTAGTAGAGCTGGAGGTTCCAAATGACCATCAACAGCGTCACGGCTACTAATGTGGCCACTATGGGTTTTGTCTCGAAACAGACGGAGATCTTCCCAGCTGTGTTACCGACAACGGTAACCTGTTGCCCTTCCTTTCTCATTGCTTGTTTCCTGATTCCGGCAAGTGAGGTTAGAATCTGATGATACCCTTTCACAGTTTGTTGCCACTTGCCACTGTGATGTCAGTCCAGTGGCTTCCAGTGGAGAGTGAGAGAGCAGAATGTGAGGGACATTGATGGAAGGCAATTCTCAGGATTTCTCGAATCCGGTCATCCCTTTTGgctttttagggcaatgtaATCCTGAGAGTACTGTCCAGAAAGGAAATGGACCCTGTTCTTCACCGAAATTACACAAGCTACGTGGCCAACACGCATTCTTATTCACCTTAATATGGAGTAAGGGAATCCGATGAAGTGATCCAAACAATGAAAAAGAAGACGATAGAAGTTGCAGTAGTATGCCACTTAAACCCCATCACCGCCAAATGATGGTTAGATGAGAATCCAGAGGAGTGTGAACGAATGCTTGTGGGTGGATGTGTAAGATGGATTCTGATCTAACAGTAGGAAGAAGATATCTCTAGGTGGTCAGATAACACGTCCCTATCTCCTTCACCGGATGGGTAAATGATTGAGGTTCCGACAAAAAGTTCTGGACGAAACCAATAGGAGCAAGAAACACTGTGAATTATGTAATAGTGGGGGACCCCTTCTTAGGGTAGATACAGCTTTCCCTTCCTTCTTATTGACAGTATTTCTTAATCCAAAAAACGGTACAGAGCAGAACAACCCCAAAGATCTCACCAAAAGGGAACCCCTTTAATCGTCCAGACATGCTTTTTTCACAACCTTTACGACCTCTTTCGCTCTCTCGCTGTCTCTCCACCTTTAATCTTCTTGCCGACAGTCACGCTGCCTGGAATTATTAATAATCGTtggaaagagagaaggggaagaccTTGCCGGAGCTGAGACGGAGACGTCGGCTGGAATCCCTCGCCTGATTTGTAGGCCTCACATGTCACATCCAAATATTGAGGGGATCCCACTGCAACATTGCATCCCAACCGTTCCAGACTATTTACGTGTTTAGCATTTGCTCTGATCCAGATTCTCACCTCATGCAACACATTTTGTTTTAGTATTTGATCCAATCTGaactc harbors:
- the LOC122660011 gene encoding galactan beta-1,4-galactosyltransferase GALS1; the protein is MRKEGQQVTVVGNTAGKISVCFETKPIVATLVAVTLLMVIWNLQLYYDNLLSTARRCSSAALTTPVFPPNSPTNSSNEKKKLSTLVPKLSAPKIDPNKRLFYAYGNAASLFVQMGAYRGGPRTFAVVGLASKPLHVFTRPWFKCEWISNNRSSPSIRAKAYKMLPDWGYGRVYTVVVVNCTFSVNPNEDNSGGKLQLYAYYSESPKRYEKMVALEEEPGSYDESKYRPPYKYEYLYCGSSLYGNLSAARLREWMAYHAWFFGPSSHFVFHDAGGVTPAVRTALEPWVRAGRVTVQDIRAQLEFDGYYYNQFLVVNDCLHRYRHASNWTFYFDVDEYIYLPDGNTLESVLQEFSDNTQFTIEQNPMSSKLCLNDSTQDYSKQWGFEKLLFRESRTGIRRDRKYAIQARNAFSTGVHMSENVIGKTLHKTETKIRYYHYHNSISVEGEPCREFVPMSKKNNKSEVTWYDKLPYVYDDNMKKVANTIKEFEEKTIGVVQL